GTGATTCCATCAAATCTATTACTGGATGTGGTGTATTTTCATTCATCTCGGTAGAATTAGCATCTTTAAGACCCAAAACATTTCGAGAATACTCTATGACTGCCATTTGCATACCTAAACAAATTCCTAAAAACGGAATGTTATTTTCTCTGACATAACGCACAGCATCTATTTTCCCTTCGATACCGCGTTCACCAAATCCTGGCGCCACCAAAATACCGTCTAAATGCCCAAGTTTTTCTTTAACGTCAGTTGCAGACAAATATTCTGAGTGTATCGACTCTACATTGACCTTTACTTCGTTCTCAGCACCTGCATGTATAAATGCTTCTAAAATAGATTTGTAAGAATCTTGAAGCTCTACATACTTTCCTATCAATCCGATTGTAACTTCACTTTTAGGGTTCTTATGACGCTTTACAAAAGTATTCCACTGACCTAAATCCGGAGCATTACTAGTAAGTTTTAGTTGTTTTAAAACTACCTTATCCAATCCTTCGTCCAACATTAAATTTGGAACGTCATATATGGTAGAGGCATCAATAGATTGTATTACCGCTTCTTCTTTGACGTTACAAAAACGTGCTAATTTATTTTTAATACCATCACTCAATTCGTGCTCCGTACGGCAAACCAAAATATCGGCTTGTACACCACTTTCCATTAAAGTTTTTACACTATGTTGTGTCGGCTTAGTTTTTAGTTCTCCCGCAGCAGATAGGTATGGCACAAGAGTCAAATGAATTACACAGGTATTACCTTCTCCTAAATCCCATTCTAATTGACGTACAGCCTCAACGTATGGTAAAGACTCGATATCACCAACAGTACCACCAATTTCGGTAATGACAATATCGTAATCACCAGAATTACCTAAAATCTGAATACGGTGTTTTATCTCATCTGTAATATGCGGAATAACTTGTACCGTTTTACCTAAAAACTCGCCGCGACGCTCTTTGTCAATAACACTTTGGTAAATACGACCAGTAGTAACATTATTGGCTTGTGATGTTGGCACATTTAAAAAACGCTCGTAATGCCCTAAATCCAAATCCGTTTCTGCACCATCATCAGTCACATAACATTCGCCATGCTCATAAGGATTTAATGTACCTGGGTCTATGTTAATGTATGGGTCTAATTTTTGAATGGTCGTTCTGTAACCTTGAGCCTGAAGTAATTTGGCTAAAGATGCTGCTATAATGCCTTTTCCGAGAGAAGACGTTACACCGCCAGTTACAAAAATATACTTTGGATTTGTTGTCATGTTGCGCTATTAAACGCAGGCAAATGTACGAAATAAAACCACTTATTTGATAATTGTTTTGGGTTTGTTTTGATGAATTAATCGGAGGTAACATACTTGACTTTATAGATTTTTTCATCTAACTTCGTTTATGTTAGACTGAGCTAGTCGAAGTCATG
This DNA window, taken from Winogradskyella sp. PC-19, encodes the following:
- a CDS encoding CTP synthase, whose product is MTTNPKYIFVTGGVTSSLGKGIIAASLAKLLQAQGYRTTIQKLDPYINIDPGTLNPYEHGECYVTDDGAETDLDLGHYERFLNVPTSQANNVTTGRIYQSVIDKERRGEFLGKTVQVIPHITDEIKHRIQILGNSGDYDIVITEIGGTVGDIESLPYVEAVRQLEWDLGEGNTCVIHLTLVPYLSAAGELKTKPTQHSVKTLMESGVQADILVCRTEHELSDGIKNKLARFCNVKEEAVIQSIDASTIYDVPNLMLDEGLDKVVLKQLKLTSNAPDLGQWNTFVKRHKNPKSEVTIGLIGKYVELQDSYKSILEAFIHAGAENEVKVNVESIHSEYLSATDVKEKLGHLDGILVAPGFGERGIEGKIDAVRYVRENNIPFLGICLGMQMAVIEYSRNVLGLKDANSTEMNENTPHPVIDLMESQKDVVNKGGTMRLGSWDCKLDSDSLAYKSYGHTEIKERHRHRFEFNNDYKSQIEGAGLKAAGLNPGTGLVEIVEIPTHNWFVGVQYHPEYKSTVANPHPLFVSFVAAALDYKTKK